In Syngnathus typhle isolate RoL2023-S1 ecotype Sweden linkage group LG13, RoL_Styp_1.0, whole genome shotgun sequence, the sequence TCCTTGGTAGTATTTGGATCTATGAGCTATAATTATGCATACCGTGTTTGCAGTCCATGTAACTGCCTCTTTGCGTCTTCTCCATTAGGAGGTTttaaatatagatatataaatattcCTCTCCCTGCCACCGTGTGTATTTAGTTtttatatgattatgtcaacgtAACAGTAGAAATGTCCCCATTGGCTGCTTTTTTCGTCCTGcccttttaatttatttcactCACTATTCTTTTTTACTATTTCCCATTTCATGTAGTCATCCTTTGTGTTGATTCTTTTGTCTCCCTCCACTTGCTCTTGTACAATATGGTCTAAATATATACGACATGAAAATGACTTATCGCTCATTACAGCGGAcgagtggaaagttgtggatgTCAATGCTCTCTCTTGTGTCCTCTGACCGCCGATAGCTGTTCACATTTGATTCTCATGCAATATTGGAgtataatttaataataaaaaaaaaaataatggatgTCTGGATATATCTTATTGCAATAAAAACATAGAAAGTACTGGTATGTGTTCCATCTTTATTTTTAACCGCCAATTTGGGCTGCCAGTAAGCTTGGGTTCGGAATATTCAGAGCCATTTGTCGCTATAAACTAATTCAAATGTccatgttttttgggggggacccGATTCTTAAGTATTCGCTGAAGCTGAGAATATGGGCTATTAGTTTAGCGCCATCTGGTGGAATCTGTTGTTAGGTTTAATTCATCAATCCTGTTTCGCATATCACTGGCGTCAAGCGTAATCCCAGGAAAATTTTTCCGATGGCTCAAGGAATATTGGGGAAACACTGCTCTATTTGGTGCTGCGAGACTctgaaaatatataaatacgatatGAAATAACTAGGAACTATAATAGAATCTGTACAAATATATACACTGATGTTTCTCTGAATTCAACACAGTGTGGAATGTAAAAAAGAGGACGCAATGGGGAGGTGATTACCGTCACAGTTGCGGCAGCTGGCTCAGGATCTGCaatgagatggggggggggggggtgggtgaGTAGAGGAAGGCGTGCGTGGTGCGGGACAGGCTCAGTTCTCCGTGTCCGACGTGTCGGACGCCTCAGTCAGGCGCGTCTGCTGCTTGCGCACGTTCCAGTGCAGACACTGGGCCAGGCTCTCGAACCAGTCGTACACCAGGTCGTGGCAGCAGATGGACGGCACGGGGTAGCATGACGTCGTGATCTTGATGctacggacacacacacacacacactttagtaCGTGGAAAGATCGGTCGGCATtttaccatgactttcttaactgtaaaaacaaaactaattttatattttcagaTGTGAGACTATCTTCACTTCCTCAGTCAAGTCTTTTCAAGCAAACCAGTTGAGAGCGAACCAAAAGCATTCAAGAAGGAACTCATCAATCAACGATTACTATTTTCTATATCCAGTGGGCGTACCAGTCGCCGTGCTGGATCTCTTGTCTCTTCCGGCCATCGAACGACACCCAGGCTGTATTCCTGGCGTCAGGAGATAAGGTAatcttgggagggggggggaaaaaacacaaaaaggatGATATAGAAAATATAATAACCACACGTACACATTTATAAatcaagttattgttttccaCCATGAGCTCCACTCCGGCGGGCACCACGATGGGTCTGAAGGAGAGCGAGTGCGGGCAGATGGGCGTCACCATGATGGCCGGCACGTTGGGGTGGATCATGGacgcccccgccgccgccgcgtacGCCGTGCTGCCCGTTGGCGTGGAGACGATCACGCCTTGGTGGAGGACACAGGTCACCGTTAACGCTCACTGGAGATGTTGAGATTGGAACCAAATGGCGGGGCGTGGGTTTTCACCGTCGCCTTGCACGGAGGTGATGAGACGCCCGTCCAGGTATAAGTCCACATTGGACAGGTAGGAGGAAGGCCCGCGGtccaccaccacctcattcaGAACCTGCGCATCATCAATAAGAATCATCAATAAGCGCTTTCAGTCTATCATGACATCAGGGAAGAGtaggggggaggagggggggggggggtgagccaCTGgagctgtgtgcgtgcgtatgccAGCAGACTCCATTAAGCATCCATTTGGCGTCGACTACGCTGTTGACGCCACCATCTCCGCGGCAACCGAGCTCAACATAAGCACACGGCATCGCGTTCGCCTTCCGCCGTGTCCTCCGCCCGCCAGCTTTATTATGactgttgccgtggcaacaagCCTGCCTATGCGCGCCGGGCAGGaagaaaaaccaacaacaaagtCGGAGGGGATGAAAAGGGAACGGAGCGAGAGGACGCGGCACTCTTTTTACATTGTGCACCTTTACACGGCTGGAAAAAATGATGAAACAATTAAAGCGCCGGAACAAGGACGTTAtgtagcattagcaaaaagggaGCAAGGCAAAGTCTCGTGCTTGATTTAAATCCAAAAGGGTGTAATTCTCCCTTTTAGGTTTAGTTTGAGTCCGTTTCAAGGGGGAGTGGCAAAACACAGCTTGAAGTCGCTTTTGGAAGAACAGTTCACTATTTGCCACCATATtacagtcaaagcaaaaaaaaaaaacctaataaCCTGTGTCACGAAAAACAATCAAGTCACTCGTATTTCAAGGTGCCAATATATCGTTTTTACCGAGTGAGAAAGACAGGATGAGCTCACCTGAAGCTGCAGGGTGACCTTGCCCGCTTCGCTGTTGGTGTAACGGTGAGGAACGAGCCCGTTGATTTCCTGTTCCTGTTCCCGCTGCTGCGGTGGGAACATGtccttcaccactttcaccTTCAGCCGACTCCGCAAGGTGATAGCCGCGTTACCTGAAGGCATCCGCTAGTGGCTTGTGAATGAACTttggtgccgtctggttagcatTGGACTTTGTGggtgtccctaatgaagtgtctgtcGAGTAGCCTACCTTCAAAGACTTTGTCCACTTCGGTCTTGTACGATTCAAACTTAAAGGGCGTCAGGAAGCCCAGGGAGCCCAGGTGGAACGCCATCACCGGGGGAACGCTGCCCTGGGATGAAGAAACTTTGAGTTCAAGCGAGCCatagatgctaatgctaacgtgaCGCTAAAGAGGCCTGTGTATGTACCTGGAAGAGAGAAGAGGCGTAGAGCAGCGTGCCGTCGCCGCCCAGGCAGATGATCAGATCGATGCAGTCCGAGATGTCGTCGTAGCCTGAAGTGGGCCACAAAATCACACTGTATCGAAAAAGTCGACCCCCCTCGTTGGAATGCCAAGTTTATGAAGTCGTGTGAGAATTGCATATCCAAATGAGCAAAATGAGGATTTATCAGCTTAAGAGGAATACATCACGGAAATAACAGACGATGGTCGAGACTAACTCACTCACCCTCTCTGAACGTGCACAGCTGGTTTCGGATGGAGCCAAAGCTTTCGTCCTTGGACAGTGTCCCGTCGTCGGCCACGCGCCGCTCCACGTACACCATCATTTGCTTCTCCTAATTTGCACGCAAACCCACACAGACCTTGTGAATTTCACCAAGTTCTGGACAACTGCCACATCCGCTTTGATGAGCTGTTGGCTCAATTTGGTGCCGGGTTGGACAGTGCATTCATCTCAGCTGCCATGGGCCTGTCCATACTACACCTACAGAATCACACTTGGCAGGTTTACTCCAGCGCTAATGATGTGGATTGATGACAAAGAATGGAACGAATGGCTTGTTGCTGGGCATTTAAATCCGTCTGACTTGTTTGGATTTGGCCAGTTTCAAGTTCCTGTTCCCCTCTGGGATTTATTCGGACTCGCCTCGAGAGAGGTGCTATGTTCCGACTTAAGGCCTTTGATTTAGATCATCCACATTTTTGTATTGTTCTGGAAATGTCTCTGTCCTTGTACAAATGCAAACAAAGGGCTTGCTGCTGGGCATACCTCCACTAGAAAGCGACACAACTCTTTGAAAGGCTCCGCCAGGGTCTCGTCTCGAATCTTCCTGATGACCAGGACGTTGACGGGAGGTTTATTCCAGGTGAGACGCTGGCTTGAAGggtcttggatgtgcctgagaTACAAAAATCCACACATTTGTCATTAGTGCCGTCATGACAAAAGATTTCTGAGCTATTGAAAGTTCAACATTCTAGGAAACCACAACAAATTACCATAAAGGCGCCTTTTATTCTACCTTTTTTCTCGCTCCCCCTTAGCATGATGGCTCACCGGCATTGTgttaccaaaaaaaataaataaatcggaCACGCACTCTGAGgggaacacacaaaactgaccTGAGGTGGGCAAGCGTCTGTAGTTGGTTGCTCTGTAAGCCGTTCCCATATttagttaaaatgaccaatcacgccatgtttgtgtgttttaaaaaaaaaaaaatcttatctcaCAGGGTTACACAAGGCTTTTAGTGTCaatgtccacacacacacacacacacacacacaggcatatGTATATGCACACGTGTGctcccaggaaaaaaaaaattcaacaataTTCACATGGACAGATAAAAAGACAGCTGGATAGATACTCTACAATTCCATTTTGAGGCGATTTTAAAAACGTTATTATATTTACAGAACAAAATGGAGTCAATAAATAGAGTAAAATACTCCAAACATACATGTAATTAAATTGCTTCAAAGCACACAACATAGTTTCCATAATTGCCAGGCGTTACAACAACGTAACGAAAATATTTCCTGTACGTTGGTTTTACAAGCATTACGTAAGTGAGGCACAGACAGGGAAACGACAACAGTCTTTTGCAACCTATGTATTGCACCTCTTCAAATGAACTACATTCAAAGGTCTTTGTGCTCAAACACGCAGTCGCTTACATGACTGAAGTGGGGTTGGGAAGAATGCAGGCTTTGGGTCCAAAGTGAGTGGCTGGATAGGGTCCATGAAGGAAGTGAGCTCTCCTGCGGAGGGAGAAGCAAG encodes:
- the nadkb gene encoding NAD kinase b — encoded protein: MENSEGGTSSEPDGDTPQTSSCPNRASDPARPSSSEHREPRRLREAKQHHQERRRRRRGEGQEQLLRETARRRLPGQREHSEACGSVSDAAESSPKRRAHFLHGPYPATHFGPKACILPNPTSVMHIQDPSSQRLTWNKPPVNVLVIRKIRDETLAEPFKELCRFLVEEKQMMVYVERRVADDGTLSKDESFGSIRNQLCTFREGYDDISDCIDLIICLGGDGTLLYASSLFQGSVPPVMAFHLGSLGFLTPFKFESYKTEVDKVFEGNAAITLRSRLKVKVVKDMFPPQQREQEQEINGLVPHRYTNSEAGKVTLQLQVLNEVVVDRGPSSYLSNVDLYLDGRLITSVQGDGVIVSTPTGSTAYAAAAGASMIHPNVPAIMVTPICPHSLSFRPIVVPAGVELMITLSPDARNTAWVSFDGRKRQEIQHGDCIKITTSCYPVPSICCHDLVYDWFESLAQCLHWNVRKQQTRLTEASDTSDTEN